A part of Eschrichtius robustus isolate mEscRob2 chromosome 20, mEscRob2.pri, whole genome shotgun sequence genomic DNA contains:
- the CFAP52 gene encoding cilia- and flagella-associated protein 52 isoform X1, whose product METRTSPKDEVAEVAELELQAVIGFNGHVPTGLKCHPDQEHLVYPLGCTILIQALNTQEQNFLHGHGNNVSCVTISKSGVYIASGQVTFMGFKADIILWHYKKRELIARLSLHKGKIEALAFSPNDLYLVSLGGPDDGSVVVWSIAKRDAICGSPAAGLNVGNATTVIFSKCCDEMFVTAGNGTIRVWELDLPNRKIWPTECQTGQMKRIVMSISMADDDSFFYVGTTTGDILKMSPRTKLLADTGPAKDRFSLGVSAIRCLKMGGLLVGSGAGLLVFCKSPSYKPIKKIQLQGGITSITLRGEGHQFFVGTEESHIYRVNFTDFKETLITTCHFEAVEDIVFPFGTAELFATCAKKDIRVWHTLSNRELLRITVPNMTCRGIDFMRDGKSIISAWDDGKIRAFAPETGRLMYVINNAHRIGVTAIATTSDCKRVISGGGEGEVRVWQIGHQTRKLEEALKEHKSSVSCIRVKKSNEQCVTASTDGTCIIWDLVRLRRNQMILANTLFQCVCYHPEEFQIITSGTDRKIAYWEVFDGSVIRELDGSLSGAINGMDITVEGVHFVTGGNDHLVKVWDYNEGEVTHVGLGHSGNITRIRISPGNQYIVSVSADGAILRWKYPFPS is encoded by the exons GACATGTCCCCACTGGTCTAAAATGCCATCCCGACCAGGAGCATCTGGTTTACCCTCTGGGTTGCACCATCCTCATTCAGGCACTAAATACTCAGGAACAGAATTTCCTACACGGTCATGGCAACAATGTCTCCTGTGTGACCATCTCCAAGAGCGGAGTTTACATTGCTTCCGGACAAGTCACATTCATGGGCTTCAAG GCGGATATCATTTTGTGGCATTATAAGAAAAGGGAGCTGATTGCTCGGCTATCACTTCACAAGGGCAAAATTGAAGCTCTGGCCTTTTCACCAAATGATTTGTACTTGGTATCACTAGGAGGCCCAGATGATGGAAG TGTGGTGGTGTGGAGCATAGCCAAGAGAGACGCCATCTGTGGCAGCCCTGCTGCCGGCCTCAACGTCGGGAATGCCACCACGGTCATCTTCTCCAAATGCTGCGATGAGATGTTTGTCACTGCTGGAAA TGGGACAATTCGAGTCTGGGAACTGGATCTCCCAAATAGAAAGATCTGGCCAACCGAGTGCCAAACAGGACAAATGAAAAGAATAGTCATGAGTATCTCA ATGGCCGATGATGATAGCTTTTTCTACGTCGGCACCACCACTGGAGATATTCTAAAGATGAGCCCTAGGACCAAGCTGCTGGCAGACACTGGGCCTGCCAAGGACAGATTCAGTCTG GGAGTGTCAGCTATCAGGTGCCTGAAGATGGGGGGTTTATTGGTGGGCTCTGGAGCCGGATTGCTGGTCTTCTGTAAAAGCCCCAGCTACAAACCCATCAA GAAAATCCAGTTACAAGGTGGCATCACTTCTATCACACTTCGAGGGGAAGGACACCAGTTCTTTGTAGGAACAGAAGAGTCACACATTTACCGTGTCAACTTCACAGATTTCAAAGAGACTCTCATTACAACTTGTCACTTTGAAGCTGTTGAGGACATTGTCTTTCCATT TGGCACCGCTGAGCTCTTTGCCACCTGTGCCAAGAAGGACATCCGGGTGTGGCACACGCTGTCCAACAGGGAGCTGCTGCGGATCACTGTACCCAATATGACCTGCCGTGGCATCGATTTCATGAGGGACGGCAAGAGCATCATTTCCG CGTGGGACGACGGTAAAATCCGAGCCTTCGCCCCAGAGACAGGCCGGCTGATGTACGTCATTAACAACGCCCACAGGATTGGAGTGACGGCCATCGCCACCACCAGTGACTGTAAAAGGGTCATCAGCggcggtggggaaggggag GTGAGGGTGTGGCAGATAGGCCACCAGACGCGGAAGCTGGAGGAGGCGCTGAAGGAGCACAAGTCCTCCGTGTCCTGCATCAGGGTGAAGAAGAGCAACGAGCAGTGCGTCACGGCCAGTACGGACGGCACCTGCATCATCTGGGACCTCGT GCGTCTTAGGAGGAATCAGATGATCCTGGCTAACACCTTATTCCAGTGTGTTTGTTACCACCCCGAAGAGTTCCAGATCATCACCAGCGGGACAGACAGAAAG ATTGCTTACTGGGAAGTGTTTGATGGGTCAGTAATCAGAGAGTTGGATGGCTCCTTGTCCGGGGCCATAAACGGCATGGATATCACCGTGGAAGGAGTACACTTCGTCACAG GTGGAAATGACCATCTTGTCAAAGTTTGGGATTACAATGAGGGTGAAGTGACTCATGTTGGGCTGGGACACAGTGGCAACATCACCCGCATCCGGATAAGTCCAGGAAATCAGTACATCGTTAGCGTGAGTGCCGATGGGGCCATTTTGAGATGGAAGTACCCATTTCCCTCATGA
- the CFAP52 gene encoding cilia- and flagella-associated protein 52 isoform X2 — METRTSPKDEVAEVAELELQAVIGFNVYSCSQADIILWHYKKRELIARLSLHKGKIEALAFSPNDLYLVSLGGPDDGSVVVWSIAKRDAICGSPAAGLNVGNATTVIFSKCCDEMFVTAGNGTIRVWELDLPNRKIWPTECQTGQMKRIVMSISMADDDSFFYVGTTTGDILKMSPRTKLLADTGPAKDRFSLGVSAIRCLKMGGLLVGSGAGLLVFCKSPSYKPIKKIQLQGGITSITLRGEGHQFFVGTEESHIYRVNFTDFKETLITTCHFEAVEDIVFPFGTAELFATCAKKDIRVWHTLSNRELLRITVPNMTCRGIDFMRDGKSIISAWDDGKIRAFAPETGRLMYVINNAHRIGVTAIATTSDCKRVISGGGEGEVRVWQIGHQTRKLEEALKEHKSSVSCIRVKKSNEQCVTASTDGTCIIWDLVRLRRNQMILANTLFQCVCYHPEEFQIITSGTDRKIAYWEVFDGSVIRELDGSLSGAINGMDITVEGVHFVTGGNDHLVKVWDYNEGEVTHVGLGHSGNITRIRISPGNQYIVSVSADGAILRWKYPFPS; from the exons TGTATTCTTGCTCCCAGGCGGATATCATTTTGTGGCATTATAAGAAAAGGGAGCTGATTGCTCGGCTATCACTTCACAAGGGCAAAATTGAAGCTCTGGCCTTTTCACCAAATGATTTGTACTTGGTATCACTAGGAGGCCCAGATGATGGAAG TGTGGTGGTGTGGAGCATAGCCAAGAGAGACGCCATCTGTGGCAGCCCTGCTGCCGGCCTCAACGTCGGGAATGCCACCACGGTCATCTTCTCCAAATGCTGCGATGAGATGTTTGTCACTGCTGGAAA TGGGACAATTCGAGTCTGGGAACTGGATCTCCCAAATAGAAAGATCTGGCCAACCGAGTGCCAAACAGGACAAATGAAAAGAATAGTCATGAGTATCTCA ATGGCCGATGATGATAGCTTTTTCTACGTCGGCACCACCACTGGAGATATTCTAAAGATGAGCCCTAGGACCAAGCTGCTGGCAGACACTGGGCCTGCCAAGGACAGATTCAGTCTG GGAGTGTCAGCTATCAGGTGCCTGAAGATGGGGGGTTTATTGGTGGGCTCTGGAGCCGGATTGCTGGTCTTCTGTAAAAGCCCCAGCTACAAACCCATCAA GAAAATCCAGTTACAAGGTGGCATCACTTCTATCACACTTCGAGGGGAAGGACACCAGTTCTTTGTAGGAACAGAAGAGTCACACATTTACCGTGTCAACTTCACAGATTTCAAAGAGACTCTCATTACAACTTGTCACTTTGAAGCTGTTGAGGACATTGTCTTTCCATT TGGCACCGCTGAGCTCTTTGCCACCTGTGCCAAGAAGGACATCCGGGTGTGGCACACGCTGTCCAACAGGGAGCTGCTGCGGATCACTGTACCCAATATGACCTGCCGTGGCATCGATTTCATGAGGGACGGCAAGAGCATCATTTCCG CGTGGGACGACGGTAAAATCCGAGCCTTCGCCCCAGAGACAGGCCGGCTGATGTACGTCATTAACAACGCCCACAGGATTGGAGTGACGGCCATCGCCACCACCAGTGACTGTAAAAGGGTCATCAGCggcggtggggaaggggag GTGAGGGTGTGGCAGATAGGCCACCAGACGCGGAAGCTGGAGGAGGCGCTGAAGGAGCACAAGTCCTCCGTGTCCTGCATCAGGGTGAAGAAGAGCAACGAGCAGTGCGTCACGGCCAGTACGGACGGCACCTGCATCATCTGGGACCTCGT GCGTCTTAGGAGGAATCAGATGATCCTGGCTAACACCTTATTCCAGTGTGTTTGTTACCACCCCGAAGAGTTCCAGATCATCACCAGCGGGACAGACAGAAAG ATTGCTTACTGGGAAGTGTTTGATGGGTCAGTAATCAGAGAGTTGGATGGCTCCTTGTCCGGGGCCATAAACGGCATGGATATCACCGTGGAAGGAGTACACTTCGTCACAG GTGGAAATGACCATCTTGTCAAAGTTTGGGATTACAATGAGGGTGAAGTGACTCATGTTGGGCTGGGACACAGTGGCAACATCACCCGCATCCGGATAAGTCCAGGAAATCAGTACATCGTTAGCGTGAGTGCCGATGGGGCCATTTTGAGATGGAAGTACCCATTTCCCTCATGA